A region of Longimicrobiales bacterium DNA encodes the following proteins:
- a CDS encoding S9 family peptidase codes for MSRALFAAALLCVALPASAQQQSGPTVEDLFRYEAISDAQLSPDGTMALYALRSVDLEENEADTDIWLVRTQGGLPMRMTTNAKSDSRPRWRPDGSAFAFTSVRGEGAESRAALYLMSPFGGESELLYRHPTAINAFEWAPDGRTIAFTAREEETEEQKDAKKTGRDVEIEDGPEQHTHLWVLDVASKKARRVTGGDDPRVFTVQSLAWSPDGARIAVAAAPSPNLAFSWQSDVYLVSPADSTSEPRRLTENEGPDGSPVWAEDGRSLYVQGHQENGYRVGQSRLFRVNVADGSTQDVTPGDLDPGAVVPAANGVWFTAARGTTSGLWWMQPDGSSVVRVTPEDGVYGNFSFSADRSRIAYTRETPTEPAELYSAVLATRSIPPRPAQAVALTSHNQEMRSYAVGRTEVVEWQSTDGRPVEGVLVYPANYREGARVPLVVKIHGGPAGAYMQNFQANGYGNNAQWYAADGYAMLMPNPRGSSGYGDEGQRAVIEDWGGLDFQDIMTGVDALIERGIAHPDSLGVMGWSYGGYMTAWTVTQTDRFKAAVNGAGITEPIAMWGTQDIIQVFEGYFGGHPFDDGRWEEYQESSPLAHVRNVSTPTLMIHGRNDARVPPNQAQIFFRSLRALGVPTELVWLPRTGHGPSEPGLQLETALRQKQWMDRWIRGVGEPVTD; via the coding sequence ATGTCACGCGCCCTTTTCGCTGCCGCGCTGTTGTGCGTGGCGCTCCCCGCATCTGCGCAGCAGCAATCCGGTCCCACCGTGGAGGACCTGTTCCGCTACGAGGCGATCAGTGACGCGCAGCTGTCGCCCGACGGCACGATGGCCCTCTATGCGCTTCGTTCGGTGGACCTCGAGGAGAACGAGGCGGACACCGACATCTGGCTCGTGCGGACACAGGGCGGCCTGCCCATGCGCATGACAACGAACGCGAAGAGCGATTCACGCCCGCGCTGGCGCCCGGACGGCTCCGCCTTCGCGTTCACATCGGTTCGCGGGGAGGGCGCCGAATCGCGGGCTGCGCTGTACCTGATGTCGCCGTTCGGCGGCGAGAGCGAGCTGCTGTACCGCCATCCGACCGCGATCAACGCGTTCGAGTGGGCACCGGACGGGCGCACGATCGCCTTCACGGCACGCGAGGAGGAGACGGAGGAGCAGAAGGACGCGAAGAAGACGGGCAGGGACGTCGAGATCGAGGACGGGCCGGAGCAGCACACGCACCTGTGGGTGCTCGACGTCGCATCGAAGAAGGCGCGTCGGGTGACCGGCGGTGACGATCCCAGGGTGTTCACGGTGCAGTCGCTCGCGTGGAGTCCCGACGGCGCGCGGATCGCCGTTGCCGCAGCACCCTCGCCCAACCTCGCGTTCTCCTGGCAGAGCGACGTCTACCTGGTCTCGCCGGCGGACAGCACCAGCGAGCCGCGCCGTCTCACGGAGAACGAGGGGCCGGACGGCAGCCCCGTATGGGCCGAGGATGGCAGGTCGCTGTACGTCCAGGGGCACCAGGAGAACGGCTACCGCGTCGGGCAGAGCCGGCTCTTCCGCGTGAATGTCGCCGACGGCAGTACGCAGGACGTCACGCCGGGTGACCTCGACCCGGGCGCCGTCGTGCCGGCCGCGAACGGGGTCTGGTTCACCGCGGCGCGGGGCACCACGAGCGGGCTCTGGTGGATGCAGCCGGACGGCAGCAGCGTGGTGCGCGTCACCCCGGAGGACGGCGTATACGGCAACTTCTCGTTCTCCGCAGATCGTAGCCGCATCGCATACACCCGGGAAACGCCGACGGAGCCGGCCGAGCTGTACAGCGCGGTTCTCGCGACGCGCAGCATCCCGCCCCGGCCGGCGCAGGCCGTGGCGCTGACGTCGCACAACCAGGAGATGAGGAGCTACGCGGTCGGCCGCACCGAGGTCGTGGAGTGGCAGAGCACGGACGGCAGGCCGGTGGAGGGCGTGCTCGTGTACCCCGCGAACTACCGCGAGGGCGCGCGCGTGCCGCTCGTCGTGAAGATCCACGGGGGACCGGCCGGCGCGTACATGCAGAACTTCCAGGCGAACGGCTACGGCAACAACGCGCAGTGGTACGCCGCGGACGGGTACGCGATGCTGATGCCGAACCCGCGCGGTTCCTCCGGCTACGGCGACGAGGGACAGCGTGCCGTGATCGAGGACTGGGGCGGCCTCGATTTCCAGGACATCATGACCGGCGTCGACGCGCTCATCGAGCGCGGCATCGCACATCCGGACTCGCTGGGCGTGATGGGCTGGAGTTACGGCGGCTACATGACCGCGTGGACCGTCACGCAGACCGACCGGTTCAAGGCCGCGGTGAACGGTGCCGGCATTACCGAGCCGATCGCCATGTGGGGGACGCAGGACATCATCCAGGTGTTCGAAGGCTATTTCGGCGGACACCCGTTCGACGACGGGCGCTGGGAGGAGTACCAGGAGTCCTCACCGCTCGCGCACGTCCGCAACGTGAGCACGCCGACGCTCATGATCCATGGTCGCAACGATGCGCGCGTGCCGCCGAACCAGGCACAGATCTTCTTCCGCTCCCTGCGCGCGCTCGGCGTGCCGACCGAGCTGGTGTGGCTGCCGCGCACCGGGCACGGTCCCAGCGAACCGGGTCTGCAGCTCGAGACAGCGCTGCGGCAGAAGCAGTGGATGGACCGGTGGATCCGCGGCGTCGGGGAACCGGTGACGGATTGA
- a CDS encoding BsuPI-related putative proteinase inhibitor, translating into MQTRMLPGLVLSLLVGCTSSGDPQEPADAALLVRADGVEYSADTAVMESFPVQLRTTVTATNRSSRTIDLTFPDGCVVLLRVYRDEARTELAWDQAEHVGCTMALVEWSLAPGASRQATVQTDAAAILGTTLPDGRYWLAAVLRPEGRSVEVPAGPVDLAVPR; encoded by the coding sequence ATGCAGACACGGATGCTCCCGGGCCTGGTGCTTTCGCTGCTGGTCGGCTGCACGAGCAGCGGCGATCCGCAGGAGCCGGCAGACGCGGCGCTGCTCGTGCGAGCGGACGGTGTGGAGTACAGCGCTGACACGGCAGTGATGGAGTCGTTCCCGGTTCAGCTGCGTACCACGGTGACGGCCACGAACCGGAGTTCCCGCACGATCGACCTCACGTTCCCGGACGGATGCGTGGTCCTGCTGCGCGTCTATCGAGACGAGGCCAGGACCGAGCTCGCGTGGGACCAGGCCGAGCACGTGGGGTGCACCATGGCGCTGGTCGAATGGAGCCTGGCACCGGGAGCGAGCCGGCAGGCGACCGTGCAGACGGATGCGGCGGCAATCCTCGGTACCACGCTGCCCGACGGCCGGTACTGGCTCGCCGCAGTACTGCGGCCGGAGGGCAGGAGTGTCGAAGTGCCGGCCGGTCCCGTCGATCTGGCGGTGCCGCGCTGA
- a CDS encoding RsmD family RNA methyltransferase: protein MRIIAGRWAGRSLVSPGGRVRPTAEAVRDAAMSLVADDLRGARVLDLFAGTGAMGLEAISRGARSCDFVENGSGAIHSLKANVAALHARERSRIFLRDAIPFIERLPAHAYDLAFADPPYGSRKLDRVLQRWLEVPFSRVLVLEHAPDHALPARGTSRRIGDNDTMITVFRARPANRPARERPGATRASRGEAGDGASQKP, encoded by the coding sequence ATGCGAATCATTGCCGGCCGCTGGGCAGGCCGCTCCCTCGTTTCGCCGGGTGGCCGCGTGCGGCCAACGGCGGAAGCAGTACGCGACGCTGCGATGTCGCTCGTCGCAGACGATCTCCGCGGTGCCCGCGTGCTCGACCTCTTTGCTGGCACGGGCGCGATGGGGCTGGAGGCGATCTCACGCGGCGCCCGGAGCTGCGACTTCGTCGAGAACGGCAGCGGCGCGATCCATTCGCTCAAGGCGAACGTCGCGGCACTGCACGCCCGTGAGCGCAGCCGCATCTTCCTGCGTGATGCGATCCCCTTCATCGAGCGCCTGCCCGCGCATGCGTACGACCTGGCCTTCGCGGATCCGCCGTACGGCTCGCGCAAGCTCGATCGCGTGCTGCAGAGGTGGCTGGAGGTCCCCTTCAGTCGCGTGCTGGTCCTGGAACATGCACCCGATCACGCGCTGCCGGCGCGCGGCACGAGCCGCCGCATCGGCGATAACGATACGATGATAACGGTGTTCCGCGCGCGGCCCGCGAACAGGCCTGCGCGAGAGCGGCCCGGTGCGACCCGCGCTTCGCGAGGTGAAGCCGGCGACGGGGCGTCGCAGAAGCCATGA
- a CDS encoding aminoacetone oxidase family FAD-binding enzyme, which translates to MSSPDVIVIGAGAAGTMAAIFAARAGAKVLLLERTRDGGRKILISGGGRCNILPSRMTPSQYVTASSQNTLRRMLLSWPLPEQRAFFEAELGMPLDLEPETGKLFPRSNRARDVRDTLVGAARRAGARMHFDARVRDVVRGGDHWRVSVDDDNPLHAQAVIIATGGLSVPATGSDGFGLKLARRLGHTVHDTYPALTPLTATPPPHAHLAGVSLTVQLTAPLARGRATAAGGFLFTHRGYSGPAVLDISHHAVRARAEQREQRILVRWTEHDHGAWDALLRDAHAGTVGSLLRRHLPTRLADTLVAESGVPDERPLATLRRDERRTLVGLLTEYALPWTGDEGYKKAEVTGGGVALGEVDPRTLESRLHPGLFWCGEVLDAFGPIGGYNFLWGWATGRAAGVGAAARAIQTAETGHR; encoded by the coding sequence ATGAGCAGCCCGGACGTGATCGTGATCGGTGCCGGCGCCGCCGGCACCATGGCTGCCATCTTCGCCGCACGCGCCGGCGCGAAGGTGCTGCTGCTCGAACGGACGCGCGACGGCGGGCGCAAGATCCTGATCAGCGGAGGCGGGCGATGCAACATCCTGCCTTCACGCATGACACCGTCGCAGTACGTGACGGCGTCTTCGCAGAACACGCTGCGCCGGATGCTGCTGTCATGGCCGCTCCCGGAGCAGCGTGCGTTCTTCGAAGCCGAGCTCGGCATGCCGCTGGACCTGGAGCCGGAGACCGGCAAGCTGTTTCCGCGCAGCAACCGCGCCCGCGATGTGCGCGACACACTTGTCGGCGCTGCCCGCCGCGCCGGTGCACGCATGCACTTCGACGCGCGCGTGCGCGACGTGGTGCGCGGCGGCGATCACTGGCGCGTCAGCGTGGACGACGACAACCCGCTGCACGCGCAGGCCGTGATCATCGCGACCGGCGGCCTCTCGGTCCCGGCCACCGGCAGCGACGGCTTCGGACTGAAGCTTGCGCGCCGGCTGGGACACACGGTGCATGACACCTACCCCGCCCTGACACCTCTCACTGCGACGCCGCCCCCGCATGCACACCTCGCCGGTGTCTCACTCACCGTGCAGCTCACGGCTCCGCTCGCCAGGGGCCGGGCAACCGCAGCCGGAGGCTTTCTCTTCACCCACCGCGGTTACAGCGGGCCCGCCGTGCTCGACATCTCGCATCACGCCGTCCGGGCGCGCGCGGAACAGCGCGAGCAGCGCATCCTCGTCCGGTGGACGGAGCACGACCACGGTGCGTGGGACGCGCTGCTGCGGGACGCACACGCCGGCACCGTCGGCTCGCTGCTGCGCCGTCATCTGCCGACCCGGCTTGCGGACACACTCGTCGCCGAAAGCGGCGTGCCTGATGAGCGCCCGCTCGCCACACTGCGCCGCGACGAGCGCAGGACACTCGTCGGACTGCTCACCGAGTACGCTCTGCCCTGGACAGGGGACGAGGGTTACAAGAAGGCGGAGGTGACCGGCGGCGGCGTCGCACTCGGGGAGGTGGACCCGCGCACCCTCGAGAGCCGGCTGCACCCCGGACTCTTCTGGTGCGGTGAGGTGCTCGATGCGTTCGGCCCCATTGGCGGCTACAATTTCCTCTGGGGCTGGGCAACCGGAAGGGCTGCCGGAGTCGGTGCGGCTGCCCGCGCAATACAGACCGCGGAGACGGGACACAGATGA
- the greA gene encoding transcription elongation factor GreA: MLEEIKQKIADEIDRLMHELTVTLPRVIQKAVELGDLSENAEYKSALERQEFVQARLNHLTQRANELSKIDPTTIAADRVGFGSKVTLQDAANGEIVEYTLVFGDFIDLDSNQISIASPIGRALLGRAEGEEVVVNLPRGDRTYRITELVTLPQMVQS, encoded by the coding sequence ATGCTGGAGGAGATCAAGCAGAAGATCGCAGATGAGATCGATCGGCTGATGCACGAGCTGACGGTCACACTGCCCAGGGTCATCCAGAAGGCGGTCGAGCTGGGAGACCTGAGTGAGAATGCCGAGTACAAGTCGGCGCTCGAGCGGCAGGAGTTCGTCCAGGCTCGCCTCAATCACCTGACGCAGCGGGCCAACGAGCTGTCCAAGATCGATCCGACTACCATTGCAGCGGACCGCGTCGGGTTCGGCTCGAAGGTGACGCTGCAGGATGCGGCGAACGGAGAGATCGTCGAGTACACGCTGGTGTTCGGAGACTTCATCGATCTCGACAGCAACCAGATCTCGATCGCATCGCCGATCGGCCGTGCACTGCTCGGCCGTGCGGAGGGCGAGGAGGTGGTGGTCAACCTGCCGCGAGGTGATCGCACGTACCGCATCACCGAGCTGGTGACCCTGCCGCAGATGGTGCAGTCATGA
- a CDS encoding M20/M25/M40 family metallo-hydrolase: MSRAIVAAALACGFAFAAGAHAQNRCEPSNRYCAEIARLVDDAAIGAAIVHIDEIDEQGMRDLITLTEIPAPPFGEQERGEAFAAMLRDAGADSVWTDEEGNVIALRRGTGERVVAMAGHLDTVFPKETDVTVQQRGDTLYAPGIGDDTRGLIVLLQVLRALEAADVATEANVLFIGTVGEEGLGDLRGVKHLFREGGPRIDSFIAVDGGSESSITAQALGSRRYRVTFEGPGGHSWGAFGTGNPVHALGRAIRIFDEAADAFTSSGPRTSYNVGRIGGGTSVNSVPFEAWFEVDMRSESQQSLGRIDSIFLASVQQALQEQNALVRENDPLTVDVQLVGDRPSGETAEDAPLLQRAIAVTHYFGDEPRIGRSSTDSNVPIAAGIPAVTIGRGGAGGNSHAPDEWWMNDDGAEAIRRALLILVAEAGLAGNQTT; encoded by the coding sequence ATGAGTCGCGCGATCGTTGCTGCGGCGCTGGCGTGCGGGTTCGCGTTCGCGGCCGGTGCGCACGCACAGAACCGTTGCGAGCCGTCCAACCGGTACTGCGCCGAGATCGCACGGCTCGTCGATGACGCGGCCATCGGTGCTGCAATCGTGCACATCGACGAGATCGACGAGCAGGGAATGCGCGACCTGATCACGCTGACCGAGATACCCGCTCCACCGTTCGGTGAGCAGGAGCGCGGGGAGGCCTTTGCCGCAATGCTGCGCGACGCGGGCGCCGACAGCGTGTGGACCGACGAGGAGGGCAACGTCATTGCACTGCGGCGCGGCACGGGTGAGCGCGTGGTCGCCATGGCCGGCCACCTCGACACCGTCTTTCCGAAGGAAACGGACGTCACCGTCCAGCAGCGAGGTGATACGCTGTACGCGCCCGGCATCGGCGACGACACGCGCGGCCTGATCGTCCTGCTGCAGGTGCTGCGGGCGCTGGAGGCGGCCGACGTCGCCACGGAGGCGAACGTGCTCTTCATCGGCACCGTGGGCGAGGAGGGCCTGGGAGACCTGCGCGGCGTGAAGCACCTGTTCCGCGAGGGTGGGCCGCGCATCGACTCGTTCATCGCGGTCGACGGCGGCAGCGAATCCAGCATCACGGCCCAGGCACTCGGCTCGCGACGCTATCGGGTGACGTTCGAGGGCCCCGGCGGCCATTCCTGGGGCGCCTTCGGCACGGGCAATCCGGTGCACGCGCTCGGCCGCGCGATTCGCATCTTCGACGAAGCAGCCGATGCGTTCACGAGCAGCGGTCCACGTACCAGCTACAACGTCGGCCGGATCGGCGGAGGCACGTCGGTGAACTCGGTGCCCTTCGAGGCGTGGTTCGAGGTCGACATGCGCTCCGAGAGCCAGCAGAGCCTGGGACGGATCGACTCGATCTTCCTGGCATCCGTGCAGCAGGCGCTGCAGGAGCAGAATGCGCTCGTGCGGGAGAACGATCCGCTGACGGTGGACGTACAGCTCGTCGGCGACCGCCCCTCCGGCGAAACCGCGGAGGACGCACCGCTGCTCCAGCGGGCAATTGCCGTCACCCACTATTTCGGCGACGAGCCCCGCATCGGCCGCTCCTCGACCGATTCCAACGTTCCGATCGCCGCAGGCATCCCGGCAGTCACCATCGGCCGCGGCGGCGCGGGCGGCAATTCCCACGCGCCCGATGAGTGGTGGATGAACGACGACGGCGCGGAAGCGATCCGCCGCGCCCTTCTGATCCTGGTCGCCGAAGCCGGCCTCGCCGGCAACCAGACCACATGA
- a CDS encoding exo-alpha-sialidase produces MKLHLALPVAIIAPLLAVQHGVAQQAVQQSGGLGAHELSAFSFRSIGPAVTGGRIHDIEVHPSAPATVLLGTASGGLWRSHNNGTTWAPVFDGQPVSTFGDVAIAPSDPRIVYAGTGEQNNRQSTSWGNGVYRSDDGGTTWRHLGLDATHHIGRVLVDPRSTGTVLVAALGNLWAPSAERGVYRTTDGGRTWQQTLFVDTLTGVVDMELHPTNPDIVYAAAYQRLRTPWGFNGGGAGSAIYRSRDGGVTWEKLTNGLPAAPIGRIGLATTPANPDVVLAIVEHRDEGGVYRSEDGGTTWSRVNPLNPRPMYYSHIFLDPATDQRGYILATQIYRTEDGGRNWEVLPYQPTYDVGVHSDFHALWIDPRESSHFLLGGDGGLFETWDMGETFRKIDNLAIGQFYAIGVDMREPYRVYGGMQDNHSWVGPTATRHWIGIINDDWRQIGFGDGMYQQVDPTNHRYVYSSSNDGSYSRVDAETGDILDISPREPAGESEYRFDWTSPSLISQHDASTIYVGGNRLFISNDRGVSWKRTADLSRQIDRDTLTIMGVRGSDIVLSRNDGVSTFGQIVTLAESPLDADVLWVGTDDGNVQVSRDGGENWTEVGRNVEGVRSGTYVSRVTASHATAGSALLAFDGHRHGDFRPYLFRTDDFGSTWTPLMRGFPTNGVINDVIEDPSNPDVLYAGTENGLYVSLDRGASWMEFAQLPSTLYDDLLIHPREHDLVVATHGRSILVLDDVRPLAEWSPQIAAQPVHLFPIRTATAFHYWKDTSYRAQAAYAGENPPDGAILTYWLGRDVPEATLTVSDAAGNVIRTLEADGSRGMHRTNWDLRYEPPPAGGFGRQRDPDDPRHRALPRPPRNIEARGPFVAPGTYTVTLAAGGERSTQTVEVRADPEMPHVTDEMHRERVAFLLEVAALQLEAAELAQAAELAQAELAQAAERETAAATRLNRVRSRLNGLASDFNGASVRPGSMHPPTETHRRIVAEARAELQAVAGELSAVR; encoded by the coding sequence ATGAAGCTGCACCTCGCGCTTCCCGTCGCTATCATCGCGCCGCTGCTCGCCGTCCAGCACGGCGTCGCACAGCAGGCCGTTCAGCAGAGTGGCGGACTGGGCGCGCACGAACTGAGCGCATTTTCCTTCCGCAGTATCGGTCCCGCCGTTACCGGTGGCCGCATCCACGACATCGAAGTACACCCGTCCGCACCGGCGACCGTACTCCTGGGCACTGCGTCCGGCGGCCTCTGGCGTTCGCACAACAACGGCACGACATGGGCACCCGTCTTCGACGGCCAGCCGGTCTCCACCTTCGGCGACGTTGCGATCGCCCCATCGGATCCGCGCATCGTGTACGCGGGCACGGGCGAGCAGAACAACCGGCAGAGCACGTCGTGGGGGAATGGCGTCTATCGCTCTGACGACGGTGGCACGACGTGGCGGCACCTCGGCCTGGATGCGACGCACCACATCGGCCGCGTGCTCGTCGACCCGCGCAGCACCGGCACGGTACTCGTCGCTGCGCTTGGCAACCTCTGGGCGCCGAGCGCGGAACGTGGCGTCTACCGCACTACGGACGGCGGCCGGACGTGGCAGCAGACCCTGTTCGTCGATACGCTGACCGGCGTGGTCGACATGGAGCTCCATCCGACGAATCCGGACATCGTGTACGCGGCTGCGTACCAGCGGCTGCGCACGCCGTGGGGCTTCAACGGCGGCGGCGCCGGCAGTGCGATCTACCGTTCGCGCGACGGCGGCGTCACGTGGGAAAAGCTGACGAACGGCCTGCCCGCGGCGCCGATCGGCAGGATCGGCCTCGCGACGACGCCGGCAAACCCGGACGTCGTGCTCGCGATCGTGGAGCACCGTGACGAGGGCGGTGTCTACCGCAGCGAGGATGGCGGCACCACGTGGTCGCGCGTGAACCCGCTCAATCCGCGGCCGATGTACTACAGCCACATCTTCCTCGATCCCGCGACCGACCAGCGAGGCTACATCCTGGCGACCCAGATCTACAGGACGGAGGACGGTGGTCGGAACTGGGAGGTGCTGCCGTACCAGCCGACCTACGACGTGGGCGTGCACAGTGACTTTCACGCGCTCTGGATCGATCCCCGCGAGTCGTCACACTTCCTGCTGGGCGGCGATGGCGGCCTTTTCGAGACGTGGGACATGGGCGAGACGTTCCGCAAGATCGACAACCTCGCGATCGGCCAGTTCTACGCGATCGGCGTGGACATGCGCGAGCCGTATCGCGTGTATGGCGGGATGCAGGACAATCACTCGTGGGTGGGCCCAACCGCGACGCGCCACTGGATCGGCATCATCAATGACGACTGGCGCCAGATTGGATTCGGCGACGGCATGTACCAGCAAGTCGATCCGACGAACCACCGGTACGTCTACAGCAGCTCGAATGACGGCAGCTACTCGCGCGTGGACGCCGAGACCGGTGACATCCTCGACATCTCGCCCCGCGAACCGGCGGGCGAGTCCGAGTACCGGTTCGACTGGACGTCGCCGTCACTCATCTCGCAGCACGACGCCTCGACGATCTATGTCGGCGGCAACCGGCTGTTCATCTCGAACGATCGTGGCGTGAGCTGGAAACGCACGGCTGACCTGTCCCGGCAGATCGACCGCGACACGCTCACGATCATGGGCGTGCGCGGCAGCGACATCGTGCTCTCGAGGAACGACGGTGTCAGCACCTTCGGCCAGATCGTCACGCTTGCCGAGTCGCCGCTCGATGCGGACGTGCTCTGGGTCGGCACGGACGATGGCAACGTGCAGGTCTCGCGCGATGGCGGCGAGAACTGGACCGAGGTCGGCCGCAACGTGGAAGGCGTGCGGAGCGGCACGTACGTGTCGCGCGTCACGGCATCGCATGCGACGGCGGGATCGGCGCTCCTGGCGTTCGACGGTCACAGGCACGGCGACTTCCGGCCGTACCTGTTCCGGACCGATGACTTCGGCAGCACGTGGACACCACTGATGCGCGGCTTCCCGACCAACGGCGTGATCAACGACGTGATCGAGGATCCGTCGAACCCGGACGTGCTGTATGCGGGCACGGAGAACGGCCTCTACGTCTCGCTCGACAGGGGCGCGAGCTGGATGGAGTTCGCGCAGCTGCCATCGACGCTGTACGACGACCTGCTCATCCATCCGCGGGAACACGATCTCGTGGTCGCCACGCACGGTCGCTCGATCCTGGTGCTCGACGACGTGCGGCCGCTCGCCGAGTGGTCGCCGCAGATCGCGGCTCAACCGGTTCATCTTTTCCCGATACGTACGGCCACCGCGTTCCACTACTGGAAGGACACGTCCTACCGCGCGCAGGCCGCGTACGCGGGCGAGAACCCGCCGGACGGTGCAATCCTGACATACTGGCTGGGACGCGATGTTCCCGAGGCGACGCTCACCGTGTCCGATGCGGCCGGCAACGTCATCCGCACGCTCGAGGCGGACGGCTCGCGCGGCATGCACCGCACCAACTGGGATCTGCGCTACGAGCCGCCGCCGGCCGGCGGCTTCGGCAGGCAGCGTGACCCGGACGATCCGCGCCACCGCGCGCTGCCACGGCCGCCACGCAACATAGAGGCACGCGGACCATTCGTCGCGCCGGGCACGTACACAGTGACCCTGGCCGCGGGCGGCGAGCGTTCCACGCAGACGGTGGAAGTACGCGCCGATCCGGAGATGCCGCATGTGACCGACGAAATGCACCGCGAGCGCGTTGCGTTCCTGCTCGAGGTGGCCGCACTGCAGCTGGAGGCGGCCGAGCTCGCGCAGGCGGCAGAGCTCGCGCAGGCCGAGCTCGCGCAGGCGGCCGAGCGCGAAACGGCAGCCGCCACGCGACTGAACCGCGTGCGCAGCCGGCTGAACGGACTGGCGAGCGACTTCAATGGTGCGAGTGTACGACCCGGCAGCATGCACCCGCCAACGGAGACGCACAGGCGGATCGTGGCGGAGGCGCGGGCGGAGCTGCAGGCGGTGGCAGGTGAGCTTTCCGCGGTGCGATAG
- a CDS encoding GMC family oxidoreductase N-terminal domain-containing protein, whose translation MSEAVTCDVAIVGSGAGGGTVAAALAPLVGDGLRVVVFEQGPRLRDDEFDGGELTMAPVLYEDGGGFLTADGTMTLAFGRVYGGSTVVYTGTSLVAPERVIRGWRVPGLLASDLAERSAKYMQQNNVHLLSPEEINDNNRLFAEGCHAAGFTAEQFPINVRGCVGSSLCNLGCPNAAKQGTHRVQLPAAETQGVEVVTRAEVLRVDPQKLRVRVSEKPPGGKGEPSTWAPGEYDVRARVIVAAGGSVGTSALLLRSGLRARLPRLGHGFTCHPAFILVAEHAQPITNWVGHPKSFFLDRAEEEGFVLETCMYFPFTTAKNLTGLGTEHAAMMQAFERLQMILVLACDRPVEENRIEVDRSGRPVVHYTFTPAVVESLAAATRAAARIFFGAGAVRVHAPTADPHIITREDTERLDERITAEHFVPGTTSVSAAHLMGGCGMGGSAASSVCDAWGRVHGVPWLRVADSSLFPDALQINPYLTVMALADRTAEAVRRDLPELSMVAAT comes from the coding sequence ATGAGTGAGGCCGTGACCTGCGACGTCGCGATCGTTGGGAGCGGCGCCGGCGGCGGGACCGTGGCAGCGGCACTTGCGCCCCTCGTCGGGGACGGATTGCGCGTGGTCGTGTTCGAGCAGGGACCTCGGCTGCGCGACGACGAGTTCGACGGCGGCGAGCTGACCATGGCGCCCGTGCTGTACGAGGACGGCGGCGGCTTCCTGACCGCTGACGGCACGATGACGCTGGCGTTTGGCCGCGTGTACGGCGGATCGACCGTCGTGTACACCGGCACATCACTCGTCGCGCCGGAGCGCGTGATCCGCGGGTGGCGCGTGCCCGGGCTCCTCGCGTCGGATCTCGCGGAGCGCTCCGCGAAGTACATGCAGCAGAACAACGTGCATCTGCTCTCACCAGAGGAGATCAACGACAACAACCGCCTGTTCGCGGAGGGGTGTCACGCCGCCGGCTTCACGGCCGAGCAGTTCCCCATCAACGTGCGCGGCTGTGTCGGCTCGAGCCTGTGCAACCTCGGCTGCCCGAACGCCGCAAAGCAGGGCACCCACCGCGTGCAGCTGCCCGCGGCCGAAACGCAGGGAGTGGAGGTGGTCACGCGCGCGGAGGTGCTGCGCGTCGATCCGCAGAAGCTGCGCGTGCGCGTCTCGGAGAAACCGCCCGGCGGCAAGGGCGAGCCGTCCACCTGGGCGCCCGGAGAGTACGACGTCCGTGCCCGCGTGATCGTCGCGGCGGGCGGCTCCGTCGGTACGTCCGCGCTGCTGCTCCGCTCCGGCCTCCGTGCGCGCCTGCCGCGGCTCGGCCACGGTTTCACGTGTCACCCCGCGTTCATCCTGGTCGCAGAGCACGCGCAGCCGATCACCAACTGGGTCGGTCACCCGAAGTCGTTCTTCCTCGACCGTGCGGAAGAGGAGGGCTTCGTGCTCGAGACCTGCATGTACTTCCCGTTCACGACCGCCAAGAACCTGACCGGCCTCGGGACGGAACACGCCGCGATGATGCAGGCGTTCGAGCGGCTGCAGATGATCCTCGTGCTCGCGTGCGACAGGCCAGTCGAGGAGAATCGCATCGAGGTGGATCGCAGCGGCAGACCCGTCGTGCACTACACGTTCACGCCCGCCGTCGTCGAATCGCTGGCGGCCGCGACACGTGCCGCTGCACGAATCTTCTTCGGGGCAGGTGCTGTGCGCGTCCACGCCCCGACCGCGGATCCGCACATCATTACCCGTGAGGACACCGAGCGTCTCGACGAACGCATTACCGCGGAGCACTTCGTGCCCGGCACGACGAGCGTCTCGGCCGCCCACCTGATGGGCGGCTGCGGGATGGGCGGCTCCGCCGCGAGCTCGGTCTGCGATGCCTGGGGGCGCGTCCATGGAGTGCCGTGGCTGCGCGTGGCGGACTCGAGCCTTTTTCCGGACGCGCTGCAGATCAATCCCTACCTGACCGTAATGGCACTGGCGGATCGCACGGCGGAGGCGGTGCGCCGCGACCTGCCGGAGCTCAGCATGGTCGCGGCGACCTGA